One stretch of Eupeodes corollae chromosome 2, idEupCoro1.1, whole genome shotgun sequence DNA includes these proteins:
- the LOC129946773 gene encoding irregular chiasm C-roughest protein, giving the protein MPYNHHSISLNTITIRTTPLVHLWLVIILTLVLLLPATEVKSLKVSGISEEKSSSATASSEGQRFAMEPQDQTAVVGSRVTLPCRVMGKIGALQWTKDDFGLGQHRNLSGFERYSMVGSDEEGDFSLDIYPVMLDDDAKYQCQVGPGPLGEPGIRSRFAKLTILVPPEAPKILQGDYLVTTEDREIELECVSVGGKPAAEITWIDGLGNVLSNGIEYVKEPLADSRRSTAKSILKLAPKKEHHNTTFTCQAQNTADRTYRSAKLLLEVKYAPKVTVSVVGGSLAGGRIPEGAEVILSCQADANPKELSYKWFINDELVTGDYTTKMIIHNISRQYHDAIVKCEVLNAVGKSEESETLDISYGPVFKHRPESVEADIGSTVNLRCEVDGNPPPEIEWINENSERVVGTSSNLTLKVNSDSAGRYYCKANVLGFPEIGAEATVYVKRAPMITSHKIQFGSIGNRVKVDCLAFSVPKSDNILWLFEGHPINVSLDDTYTLEEQHFPEGVKASLIIRDSQSSQYGKYNCTVINSYGSDSIVITLIPERSIPYFLVVMGSVSSVAIILMVAMLIVVYLKRSKKKPLPADVIPEGRVNDKLNDMKTDIRSAGYDVDYSETCSGSESLAINLTSAPMPDIATKGGTLGVPLAGPVKLSNEDRFSGEFSDRYNRCMVKNQKNQDIKDNNGYAPYFEYALDYSPPTDSISKSASNTLTTSTTLPHYNNPISSGNMSLPRSRNEPQYVQSAMQNGFLGQPLLQNGLAIDSRFSAIYGNPYLRTSSTILPPLPPPSTANPAATPAPPPYHAPRNHPSSISGSTAATSLKNFGPSAIGIGSIGSNSNSNLTASSNTLHSIAPLTTTQSPSQVLNQSPSGQFILPSNGNTKKGALATHV; this is encoded by the exons ATGCCATATAATCACCACTCGATTTCGCTCAACACCATCACCATCAGGACTACCCCGTTGGTACATCTTTGGTTGGTCATCATCTTGACGTTGGTCCTACTCCTCCCTGCCACTGAAGTCAAATCGCTCAAGGTGTCTGGCATAAGCGAGGAGAAGTCTTCGTCGGCAACAGCTTCATCCGAAGGACAACGATTTGCTATGGAGCCGCAAGATCAAACCGCTGTCGTTGGGTCACGTGTAACGCTACCCTGCCGTGTCATGGGCAAGATTGGAGCTTTGCAATGGACAAAGGACGACTTTGGCTTGGGCCAACACCGAAATTTAAGCGGTTTCGAGCGTTATTCAATGGTTGGCAGTGATGAAGAAG GCGATTTCTCTTTGGACATTTATCCAGTTATGTTGGATGACGATGCAAAATATCAGTGTCAAGTCGGTCCTGGCCCTCTAG GGGAACCGGGCATCCGTTCGAGATTTGCTAAATTGACAATATTGGTGCCGCCAGAAGCACCGAAAATTCTACAAGGCGACTACTTGGTCACCACAGAGGACCGAGAAATTGAGTTGGAGTGTGTTTCCGTTGGTGGGAAACCTGCCGCAGAG ATAACATGGATCGATGGTCTTGGAAATGTTCTCTCGAATGGCATTGAGTATGTTAAGGAACCCTTAGCCGATTCACGTAGATCAACTGCCAAATCTATACTTAAATTAGCTCCCAAAAAGGAGCACCATAATACAACATTTACGTGCCAAGCACAAAACACCGCAGACAGGACATACCGTTCTGCAAAACTTCTTTTAGAG gTTAAATATGCACCAAAAGTAACAGTGTCTGTTGTTGGTGGATCTTTGGCTGGCGGAAGGATTCCAGAAGGAGCAGAAGTCATACTTTCTTGTCAAGCCGATGCCAATCCCAAAGAACTGAGTTATAAATGGTTTATCAATGATGAACTAGTAACTGGAGAttatactacaaaaatg ATTATTCACAACATATCAAGACAATATCACGATGCTATAGTTAAATGTGAAGTATTAAATGCCGTTGGAAAGAGCGAAGAAAGCGAAACATTAGATATAAgtt ACGGTCCAGTTTTTAAACATCGACCAGAATCAGTTGAAGCTGATATCGGAAGTACAGTCAATCTGCGATGCGAAGTTGATGGCAATCCACCCCCAGAAATTGAGTGGATAAATGAGAATTCAGAAAGG GTCGTGGGTACCTCGTCCAACCTCACTCTGAAAGTCAACTCGGACTCTGCTGGTCGTTATTATTGCAAGGCCAATGTTTTAGGTTTTCCAGAAATAGGAGCCGAAGCTACAGTCTATGTTAAGCGAGCTCCTATGATAACATCGCACAAAATTCAATTCGGTTCGATAGGAAATCGAGTGAAAGTTGATTGTTTAGCTTTTAGCGTTCCAAAGTCTGATAACATTCTGTGGCTCTTCGAAGGTCATCCGATCAATGTTAGCTTGGATGATACATACACTTTGGAGGAGCAGCACTTCCCGGAAGGAGTGAAAGCTTCCCTCATAATAAGGGACAGTCAATCGAGCCAATATGGCAAATACAACTGTACAGTAATAAATAGTTATGGAAGCGACTCCATAGTGATCACTCTTATACCAGAAA GATCGATTCCATATTTCCTCGTTGTGATGGGATCTGTTTCGTCAGTTGCTATAATTCTCATGGTGGCCATGCTAATAGTGGTTTACCTCAAGCGATCAAAGAAGAAACCTCTTCCAGCCGATGTCATCCCAGAGGGAAGGGTCAATGATAAATTAAATGACATGAAAACCGATATCCGCTCTGCAGGATATGACGTTGATTATTCAGAAACTTGTTCGGGGTCTGAAAGCCTCGCTATCAATTTGACATCAGCCCCAATGCCAGATATTGCCACAAAAGGTGGCACCTTAGGAGTACCACTTGCTGGTCCAGTGAAGCTCTCTAATGAAGATAG gttttctgGTGAGTTCAGCGATCGATACAATCGATGTATGGTTAAGAATCAAAAGAACCAGGACATCAAGGATAATAACGGCTATGCTCCGTACTTTGAATACGCCCTCGATTATAGCCCACCAACGGACAGTATAAGCAAATCAGCTTCGAACACATTAACAACATCAACTACTCTCCCCCACTACAATAATCCCATATCATCGGGCAACATGAGCCTTCCAAGGTCCCGAAACGAGCCGCAGTATGTGCAAAGTGCAATGCAAAATGGTTTTCTAG GACAACCATTGCTACAAAATGGCCTAGCCATAGATAGCAGATTTAGTGCGATCTATGGCAATCCATACCTTCGAACTTCGAGTACAATACTCCCACCTTTGCCACCGCCAAGTACCGCAAATCCAGCCGCAACTCCAGCTCCGCCACCATATCATGCTCCTAGAAATCACCCCTCTAGCATAAGCGGCAGCACAGCTGCCACATCCCTAAAGAACTTCGGCCCCAGTGCCATCGGTATTGGCAGCATCGGGAGCAACAGCAACAGTAACCTAACTGCGAGCAGCAACACACTACACTCCATTGCACCCCTGACAACGACACAATCCCCGTCGCAGGTGCTCAACCAAAGTCCCTCGGGACAGTTCATATTACCTTCGAATGGCAATACGAAAAAGGGTGCCCTCGCCACGCATGTTTAA